TGGATCATGAACTGTTCCTTCCCCATAGATCAATTGATTCTCAAATTGTAGTGCGAGTAGTGTGTGTCCTCTAGGGCTTTGCAAAAGAATCGCTGAATAAaattttcaaactgtgcataatgatACAGTGgcgtaagcttttttttttttaattttttctttttttttttttttttttttttctttatccagTTCACTGAATTTAAGTATAAGGCATTATGCGTGACatcttaaaaatgaaatacaactgGACTGTACTTAGTCCAGTTGTATTTCATTGTTAAGTACAATCCACTTGCATTTACTCTttcagaactgtttgttttcatacaTGTATTTAAGTACAACTTGTATAAATGTTCTATTAGATATACTCCTCAGGAAAGCTTGGAGAGCTTATTAAGTATTTCTGAGGCAGTACTTGCTGTAAAAagttttgagaaccactgccacAGATAGATGTCACCCATAATGCCTTATACTGCCTTATTGGATCATGAGGTGTTCTTTTCCGTAGATAGAAACCACGCCATGGGTCGCCTGGACGACGCCGCCAAGCGCAAAGTGGTGGAGCTGAGAAAAGCCGGCTTGAGTTTCCGCAAAATCAAGGCCGTGCTGGAGTTGGAGAACATCAAGGTGTCGGCACAGGCCATCTACCTGTTCCTCCGGGAGTTCCAAGGCAGGCGGCCGGGCAGGGTCAGGCCTCTGGAGGCCGGGGGCAACGCGGCGCCGGCGCACGTACACAATCTAGTCGGTGGGCTGCAGGAGAGCTGGAGCAGCATACGTCTGCAACACTTGCTACGAGGCGCGTCCCACCACGCTGGCTTCACCAAGCTCGCCAAGCAGGCTTCCGCGGAAGCAGACGGAAATGCGAAAGCATCCGGGTGTGGGGAAGGCAGCGCCGAGAGCCGGCCGGACCAGCAGCAGTGTGCGGACGATAACGACGTCCAGATTGTGAGCGTCACCTCTCTTGCGCAGAGTCAGCAACGAGCGGAGACGAGTGCCACGTCTTCTCTGGGAACAGCGTCTGTGGCCTTCACCAGGAGGAGAGTGACGCCCTCCCCCGCCACCAGTTCCATGCTGGCAGCCCGCAAACGGATTCTGGATAAAGCCTTGACGCACAGGATCAAGGTGTGATTGTTGGCGTTCTTGCCTGTCACAATCGGAAAAAGGAGTCGacttattttgattttgatcCACCAGGTGGCGTCATTGTCGAGGCGAGATCACGCAAATGTCCAAAGATCCGACGTAGCTGCaatgtcacaacaacaacagcagcagccaccatcttcttcatcatcatcatcttcagcAGCATCAACACATTATGATCTGACCACAGAAAAGGTGAGGAAACGGATGACACATGATGTGCTATGCTTTGGATTATGAACATCTTAACCTTTCCATAGctaggtaaataaataaatgaatggatgacACAGGATGTGGTCTGCTTTGGATCATGAGGTCTTCCTTTCCGTATACCGTATAGCTTAGATGACACATGATCTCGTCTGATTTGGATCATGATGTGTTGTGCTTTGGAATCTCAGCTGTTGCTTTGGATAGATAGACACAGTGAAGGTATTGCTATAATATGAAGTGTATGTTTTCATCCTCGTTCCGCAGACCGGACTGGAAGATGGTGGAGCCAACACAACCAGGCGGTGTGTCCCACAGAGACCCGGACTGTCCGTGCGCTCCCTCCACTCGCTACCTCGAGGTGGAATCCGGCTTCCCAACCGTCCACCGGCTGCTTTAGCATCCTCGGCTCCCGGGGGCGCCGTCATTCACATGCAGACCTCGGGCGGGCCGGGGCCTACCCGCGGCGAGCCGACCCAGAGCGCCGCGGCCAGGGGCGGTCTGCAGGATCAGATGCAGACGCTGGGGTGCGAGGTGCGCAGCCTGGGCCTGGCCGTGAAGATGCTGGCGGAGCAGCAGAGCCGCTTGGAAAGGGAGCAGTCGCAGCAGACGCACATCCAGAAGCAGATCCTCAGCACTCTCCAGAGCCTCGCGTCCCGAGCGGGACCTTGCGGCAACGCTCGGCAAGCGCGGAACAAAACTCCGTCCCCTTCCTGTTTGCCCGCCGCCTCGTCCTCGTTCGGCCAAGACACCTTCGACTTCAGCCAAGTCGCCTTCAGCCAGTGCAGCCAAAACCAAGTAGCCTACGACCCGCTCGAGAGTCTGGAACCCGTCGAGGCCTTTAAACTCCCCGTCCTGAACCCCGAGGGCATGAACGGCTTCCCGCCGTGTAGCGGCACCGAGAACCTCCCGCTCACTCACACCCCTCCGCAGACTCAGCAACCCTACGCGGGCGCATACCCGCAGCAAAACTGTCAGACTCTCTTGGCGCCCTACGGCCAGCCTTACGTGCCCGCGTACGACCGCTCGCATCCTCAGCCGTTCAGAGAGGCGGGAAGTAAGACGACGGATTTCGAGAGCAGCTGCTCCGGCAGGAATGTTCGGGACTGCAGCATGTCGACGCAAGATCAAAACCTCAATATTATCAAAGTGGAAGGACCCTAGACTGATCGTAGCATATTTCAGcctttattagatttttttttttaacaacatatttATTTCCTAAGTACAGTGGCACCTCGACCGCCAATTcgttcaggggaaaaaaataaataatcacaaaaggcatacaggaAATTGAATCGGTCCATTCGGGCATCTCGAACTGTGGCCACTGTAAAACTGGAAATATTCTCAATACCATTTTTACATTCTTAACTCGACAAGTGTAAGTTACTCTCTCTTGATTTGGTTTTCACAGTCTTCACAAAAAGGCGTTTCTGTGCTATTATGAAAGCGGAGTACGCACACACTGATTTTGAACATCTTaaccgatttttaaaatgtgagagatcACAAAAGACAAGGAAAAGAATTGTGGCGTGCTTACTGCTCTTACAGTGTGTGGCGTACTCAAGATGACGAACATAGCACACCACGCGCACAAAAACTCCACCGATAATCACGTGCCTCCTCCCTTAAACCAGATGTCTGCTGTCGTACCAGCAATGAACGATGAGAGGCAGTATTTTAGAACAATACAAAGAAACGCAAATCAAGGAcgctaggctaactgttagctcaTCTGTTAATACATTGCAGTTGcaaacctttattttattttatttttctgaatgaTGTTAACCCAAACAAAAAATTCACCTCACCGTTTTCTCCTTTATTTGTGTATGCCAACAGCGCAAGATTCAAGTGGCTTCCTGATTGGCTTTCGTTCAGTTTTACATTATAAGCACCGATTCGGTGTTGACCTCACCCATAAGCATTTGCCATCGGAAatgttgaacaggtttaactttttcttttctttttttcttttttatatctGCCTCGATTGTGAGGGAAAAATCACTCTTGGCACATCTTGTCAAAGTATGAACCCTTCAGTAGACAAGTGACAAGACGAGCACTGTTGAGAATAATAAGACGTACACTTTAATACAAACTGGCATGCTCGGAGACCCGATGGCTCTAAGAAGTGTCTGACCATTTTTTCCCTAGCCAAGGTCATCTATAGACATTAACGTgcagttatcatctgcctcGTGCAACTGCCCCCCAACCACTGACATCTTGCCTtgtcacagcaaagtgataataaaatatgagagagagggggggggggggggaacaaggTCTACTTTCTTATCCTCGCACTTCCACAAAACATTATATGATGTTATTATTAACAGAAGACATTTTATAAGTGGAGAgacatatattttttcaaatggttACCTCAACACCGGGGGATAGGCACTCAGGATAATCTCTTAAAAGCATTCAGCAATCGGGACTTTGCTGACTTTAACGGAAAGGGAAGCAAAATGCTCCAATTTGGCCTGATTGTGTGTGTAACCTACTTCCGCCATATTGTACTAAGTAGCCCCTACATCTTAATAATGTTCCTTTTTCACTAAGCGTGCGTGTTGATGGTAGTATACAGTATCTGTGTAgatctcagtcatccaggtcgtGGTCATCGGCAAAGGTCGAATCAAGGCGACAAACAACAACGGCCCAGTTGCCTTGATGCAAACGTTGCAGAGTTTAGTGATAGCTTACCCAGTTGGTGTGCCTTACCTCCGGACGCTGCAGTATGACACTACACAGTCTCCGCTTTAATGCAGCGGGCCCTTAGTGTCCTTATCGTGGACAACAGTCACATGCCAAGGTTTAAAGATTGTTGGCGTTCCAAGCGAGGCGTTCACTGTGGCGTGTTGCCCCCCGTCAACCAAATTTCCCCGCTGTAATGTTAAGCTGTGCAGTGGAAAGTTTACAGCTGTGTGGTCGTCTCCTCATCCGCCCTCTGTTTGCCTTCCTTGGTACCCGTCtgtgccaaagaaaaagcaaaacacgcaAGGCctgtagaggttccactgtactgtagatGCCAATCGCCAGAAGAATGAAAACTGAGTCATGGTTTGATGAAAAACTCTATGTAGCATAGACCGTTCTGGGGtcgttttgaaaaatatatataactaaagcaaaataaatggtttggATGAACGTGtaagtactgtatttgttttgagAAGCTTGTCCACGAACACTTCAGCTCGTTGCAAACCTTGTCAAAATCTCTACGCGAAATAgcatattttaataattcattctttcaaactgtaattattttaattccCATTAATTCACCATTTATGAAAATTGTGAATATATTTATCATTGTATTTCAGTAAAATGGGATTTGTAAATACAATTGTGAAATAAGTTCACCAATTTCTattcacaataaatcaattaactaATTATTAAATAAGATACATACGATGCGTCCCTATTGTCTTGTGAGCTCACGTGACCGCACGCGATGCAAAAGAtgataacattttttaaaatattcacaatGGAGGATGATTAATGCGGCAAGATAAAGAACACAATTGttcaaaagtacaaaagtagaaTTGCACAGTATATGCTGTATATATTGCTCCAAGATGATTCAATATGGCACAGTAGTGTTCCGGACACAAAAGTCAAGCTCCAAACCGAGCTCCTCACCACACTTCAACATTCCGTAGTTTTTTTGGCACCAACATGAGACCAAAGTAATACGCCGATCAAACTGAAGCTCCtcacctcacttcaacatacttgacaccaagatggcgccaaagcaacaCTTCGGTCGAAACGAAGCTCCTCACCTCACTTCAACGTAGTTACTTGGCAccgagatggcgccaaagcgatacttctgtcaaaatgaagctcctcaactcacttcaacgtagttacttggcaccaagatggcgccaaagcaatacttttattacAATTTACTGACAAAATAGCGAGTAGCGGCGTTTTTAAGCGCATAACGGCGGATCCAACAACATGCAATTTTTCTTCACGATAGCGATAGTCTGCCCTTTAGAGTTTGCGAAAGAACTGCAAGAGGCTCCCGTCGAAAGCCGCCAGGCGCTTGTGGACGACCGGCGAGGTGTGCGACTGACAAGCGTTTCACCAACGACAAGCTGGCCTCCGCTTGCACGCAACTCTTAGGtgagctcgccgttcggtcggACGCTCATGCATTCGCATATTGGCCTTTACCGCGCTGTTCAGATTCCCACTACGAGCGGTTCCACGCAGCTCTGCTGAGTCGCAAACCGCACTTGCTTTGCTACGAGAAGCGCACAGGGTGCGTCGGGGTCAAACGAGGTCGGCTGTGCTCCGTTTTGTTTGGCTTTTCGGGCATATTTTGTCCACTGTGGTCCTGCTTGCAACCATGCGACACAGTAACATAAAGTGAATATCCACAATTGACTCCCCGCCTCGATGCTGCAAAAtgacggcaaagcactacttatgtctcaatgaaactcctcaactcacttcactgTACTTCCTCGGAACCGAGATGTCGCCAAATGGTGCCAAATCAATACGGTTGTTGCCTGGACAATAATAACGTGATATCACATGGCTGTAATTTCAATTCTCCAAAATGTATACAGGATACGGAGAAAACTGCTGACGCGTCGGTGTTCTTTTGTTCCTATCAGAGGATTCCAAAATCCCGTTCACGGACGACCACGTTGATGCTCTTCTCCGAGGCCGCAAGGGAAACGTACGCGTCGCTCAGCCGATACAAGTCATCTTCAAAAGATGACTTGTGAAAAGAAGAGTAGAACCTCCGTCGTCATGGCAGCCATTGATCCTCAGTAAGTTTTATATTATGGATGTATTTTGCAACTTTTATAAGACAGATTTCGTGGAGAAATAAAGTGTATgcacaccaaaaaaatgaaGTAAGACTCCTTTATTTACACCTGGATATTACCATTTGGGCTTAATTTACACAAGAGCCAGAATAACTATAATGgacatgtaaaatatttatatacgATGTTTGAGGACCGTTGTTGGTTTTGCAgccatattaatattatttataatatgtTAATCATATTACTACCggatacaaattccttgtgtgttttggacatacttggcaaataaagatgattctgattctgattctgatataatcTGCTCaggattatttatttaactcTTATACAGTCGTCATGTGGTAAAcagattattgttgttatttccaTTATCGTTATTATAGTCACTTCTTAATATTGAAGCATGCAAAACTCAGTGTTGCTGTTCAATGGCATGAGCAGATAAGGTAACAAAAAGAGCTCGTTCCATTTATCTCGGTTGTACCTCCTGTACTATCTTCTTGTTCCTCttatgtttgtttaaatgttgacTATGACACAAATATACTCTTTACTAATATGAAAtagtcttttatttatttttttaatgacttcaATTACACTGAAAGAGAAATGTTGTATATCGCGAGGCGACCAGTGTTTCCGCGAAGCATATTGGAACGCGGCCTGCGCCCTGTTGCTAGGAGGCGCTGTTGTAGCCCGGAAGAGGGACGTCGACGGCGGCGGTGATGGGAAAACCGGGAATACCGGGACAAAAGCGAGGTTTTTAATGCCTGCCGTGgctgtatcatttttttttacaaccacaCCCCGGAGGTGTATTGTCACCGAAGAGCAAAAGAGGACCGGAAAGGAGGAGAAACGTCGCGGTTTCATCGCAGCATGGGTATGAATGGGATGGGTAGATCAGCTGTGTCATCTGTGCGTGCACATCTGTACTACAGCTTCCCGAAATAGCTGCACTCAGATATTTCATACTTCTTATTTTACCTATTTATATGTGATAATATTGAAATATGGCTCAGTGGGACTCCGCTTTGGATTAATTATAGCTTGACCGAGTGACACACCAAAGAGTGTCATTGACCTTGGTCACTGTGAATgctcatttgtttaaaaaaaaaaaaaaaaaaaaaaagggttaaagataaataaaaaattcagaTAGTTGTCGGGAGACTGTTTCTGTATGTGAGATGAGTCAGGCAAGGAACGGCAGGAATTTGATGAGTGTGATGAAAACAACCAAAAGCAGACAGAGCCTCCCTTTGTTAACCCTGTGCCTGCAGTCACATATTGACACAAGCGTGCGTTCGACTCGACATTCGGATCCAACAGAAGAAATGCGGATTGGAAGCTATGAGGAATTCTCCTTGCGGAGTGCGGCCACACTGCAGGAGGAGGCCAACTCGAAGAGAGCGACGCGTGAGCCCGTCGCGGCGCACTCGTCTGTCGTCCTCTTCTGTGGGAAAGCTGTCCTGTCCCCACTGGTAAGGacgaagtgaacgcaggcgagACCTTCACAGTTGCTATGTCAATGCCTGTCTGACACGCATTTCAATGAATCGAACATATAGAGGCACAGCAAAGCCTTGCGGGACACGTGACCTCTGGATTCTTAATCAGATAAGCGGTTGGCAGGGAATGAAAGAGCAGCCGTTGATGAGGAACATCAAGTTTGTCTTCTCTATCACGACAGGACAAGGAAGCCTCTcgaaaaaaaagtggcattttctgcctttttgtgtgtgtgtgtctggaggACAGAACTATCACTTTAATATTGATGACCTTTAACCCTCACCAAAACCCAGTACCCTAACTTAACCCAGAACGCTAACCTATAACTGAAAACCCTAATCTATGACCCACAACCCTAACCCCAAACCTGAAAGTTAAGTCCAACCCTAAACCTGAATCCCTAACCCCGAAACCTTACCCCCAAATCTCACCAAAACCTTAGACCCCAAACCCTAACTGGTCTAACGCCACAAAAAGTGGCATTCTCTTCCATTCCGgtttcaaaaatatgtttgagtgataaaagaaaacataaattaCTGACAGTCAAGACTGACATCCAATTAAACCGcttcacattaaaacaaaataaaataccgACAGCAAACTGCTTTGCCTCAATAtgtgatttctttatttttcaacaatCAAGTCCGCACAATGGACAGAATTCttcacaatcaatcaatcaatcaatcaatcaatcaaatcatgAACTTGTGTGCTTTCTTTTTTGCAGTTGAGTGGAGAGCAGCGGCAACAGATGCGCGACCTCAGGCGGGCGGCGGTCCAGCTGGAAACGGACCGACGGAACCGGCAGAGGAACAAACCTTCGGCCCAAGTTGGAGACGTCCCCGCGAGGTGTACGGTGCAGGCGCAGGGACGCACGGGGTCTGCAACAAAAAACGCCAACAAACCGGCTTGCGAGGTACATTCAATGCACTCCAACGCTGTCACAAATGTATCCGTTCAGTCCACAGTCACCTTGGATATGCTCCAGCTGAGCAGGACAAGTGGTTTAGAGTGGATGGATGTGTAtactatcaaaaaaaaaaggaaaacgttAACGAATCTCAAACTTCCTTAAAGTGTAGTTTTGAATGTGCAGAATGTAGCACAAACACACTGTGTGCCAGAATCCCTTGAAGACATTTGCAGACTTCACTACAGGTAGTCACCGACTCCAGATTTCCCCCAGCAGACGTTGATCtcgttttatttttaacctgatGATTGCTCTGTTTTGTCCACTCTACCGAAATCGTGTAGTTTGCTTGTTAGGCCTGTGCGGTTACTTCAATCGGTCTGGAAGTAGAAAACAGGTCGCCTCTGTCCGTTCAGACTGCACGGCTATCGATTATTTGACAGTGACACGACGGATACGGCAGTAAAAGGCAAACTGGA
This Phycodurus eques isolate BA_2022a chromosome 16, UOR_Pequ_1.1, whole genome shotgun sequence DNA region includes the following protein-coding sequences:
- the LOC133415281 gene encoding uncharacterized protein LOC133415281: MGRLDDAAKRKVVELRKAGLSFRKIKAVLELENIKVSAQAIYLFLREFQGRRPGRVRPLEAGGNAAPAHVHNLVGGLQESWSSIRLQHLLRGASHHAGFTKLAKQASAEADGNAKASGCGEGSAESRPDQQQCADDNDVQIVSVTSLAQSQQRAETSATSSLGTASVAFTRRRVTPSPATSSMLAARKRILDKALTHRIKVASLSRRDHANVQRSDVAAMSQQQQQQPPSSSSSSSSAASTHYDLTTEKTGLEDGGANTTRRCVPQRPGLSVRSLHSLPRGGIRLPNRPPAALASSAPGGAVIHMQTSGGPGPTRGEPTQSAAARGGLQDQMQTLGCEVRSLGLAVKMLAEQQSRLEREQSQQTHIQKQILSTLQSLASRAGPCGNARQARNKTPSPSCLPAASSSFGQDTFDFSQVAFSQCSQNQVAYDPLESLEPVEAFKLPVLNPEGMNGFPPCSGTENLPLTHTPPQTQQPYAGAYPQQNCQTLLAPYGQPYVPAYDRSHPQPFREAGSKTTDFESSCSGRNVRDCSMSTQDQNLNIIKVEGP